Proteins co-encoded in one Synergistaceae bacterium genomic window:
- a CDS encoding Bax inhibitor-1/YccA family protein: MSQYENYASYAPGVDTLEITNTLFRKVYQFMALGLIITSVAAYLTASSPAMINFLFGSRAPLIIAVVVELGLVFYLGFAINKISAGTALILFLLYSLVNGLTCSVLLLVYTQASIYQAFFTTAGMFGVMSIYGLYTKRDLTGMGSFLIMGLFGLIIAGLINMFMRSTGMEMAISIMGIIIFMGLTAYDTAKIKQLSMTVNGADDSALTKIAVIGALQLYLDFINLFIYLLRLFGKRRD; the protein is encoded by the coding sequence ATGTCGCAATATGAAAATTATGCGTCTTATGCGCCTGGAGTAGATACACTGGAGATAACTAATACTCTTTTCCGCAAAGTTTACCAGTTTATGGCGTTGGGATTAATTATAACGTCTGTTGCAGCATATTTGACGGCCTCAAGTCCTGCGATGATAAATTTTTTATTTGGTTCGCGGGCACCGTTGATTATTGCTGTAGTTGTTGAGCTTGGACTCGTGTTTTATTTAGGATTTGCGATTAATAAAATTTCTGCTGGGACGGCGTTAATATTATTTTTGCTTTACAGTCTCGTGAACGGCTTGACATGTTCTGTATTATTGCTTGTATACACGCAGGCATCAATTTATCAGGCGTTTTTCACGACGGCTGGAATGTTCGGTGTAATGAGCATTTACGGGCTTTACACTAAGCGCGATTTAACGGGCATGGGAAGTTTCTTAATTATGGGCTTGTTCGGTCTTATTATTGCGGGGCTTATAAATATGTTCATGAGATCCACCGGCATGGAAATGGCGATAAGCATAATGGGAATAATAATTTTCATGGGGTTGACTGCATATGACACGGCGAAAATTAAGCAGCTTTCAATGACAGTAAACGGCGCAGATGACTCTGCATTAACGAAAATTGCGGTTATAGGAGCGTTACAACTTTATCTTGACTTCATTAATTTATTTATTTATTTGCTGAGATTATTTGGTAAGCGCAGAGACTAA
- a CDS encoding type II secretion system protein has protein sequence MKKGFTLIEILVAVMLTGLLASLALAPVVFTVRRVVETQEEYADISALQRTMNFIARDLNSAMRLAANVITIIDHESMGNRDDDTLMIMSTAPVIQGMPAGTLVYKLEEGGIAHNNIIPGLYRWVIPGKAPNAVKVDDLTGENGQLVLPYVTAFNVEVPTNARKDDNKKDFAGPLPKGLYIKISRRKLDSQQGVNNNEANNFDELESVIVFP, from the coding sequence ATGAAAAAAGGTTTTACACTCATAGAAATATTAGTTGCTGTGATGCTTACGGGATTGTTAGCGAGTCTTGCGCTGGCTCCCGTAGTTTTTACAGTGAGAAGGGTTGTAGAGACTCAAGAAGAATACGCCGACATTTCAGCGTTGCAAAGGACTATGAATTTTATAGCGCGTGATTTAAATTCTGCCATGAGATTAGCAGCAAACGTGATAACTATAATAGATCATGAATCAATGGGAAATAGAGATGACGATACTTTAATGATTATGAGCACTGCTCCTGTTATTCAAGGAATGCCGGCGGGGACTCTCGTTTATAAGCTCGAAGAAGGCGGAATCGCGCATAATAATATAATTCCCGGTCTTTACAGATGGGTAATTCCCGGTAAAGCTCCTAACGCTGTGAAAGTTGATGACTTAACCGGCGAAAATGGACAGCTAGTTTTACCATATGTTACTGCATTTAATGTTGAAGTCCCTACTAACGCGCGCAAAGATGACAACAAGAAAGATTTTGCGGGCCCTCTTCCAAAGGGTTTATACATAAAAATTTCCCGCAGAAAATTAGATTCTCAGCAGGGAGTAAATAATAATGAAGCAAATAATTTTGACGAACTCGAAAGCGTTATCGTTTTCCCGTAA
- a CDS encoding fused MFS/spermidine synthase, with protein MSNDYRNRVKIKARLQMISFFSGAATMILELTGSRMVAPFFGTSLIVWTALIGIIMTSLCIGNWLGGAMADRRPDGRLLGRILLFSAVIIAVTAYSSNMILTWLQSLGLNLYLASVFAAVIIFAPSSILLGMVSPFTARLAMQNVDSSGAVVGRLSALNSAGSILGTFLGGFVLISLFPSGIILMLLATMIALLSVLSYTGAWRNIILVIILAGASYAAERFGLPFSPRGIQLDTAYNHLSIIDYDASNTRTGRPLRVLVTNPDAAQSMMYLDNPSELVSSYTKFYDLAFHYKPDTQKILMLGGGGYCFPRYLLAERPAVSIDVVELDPGVTETARKYFNLADHPNMRIFHEDARTFLNRAIKDGFEKYDAILMDTFSSWTSIPFQMTTVETAEKLRELLKPDGTLIVNIIASLYGSKSGVFHGIYKAFNTSFSTMMIFPVLFEEQKYSQILQNIILVGMGDTASTVSPTPDAKISALLAHQWLTPFVPNPAIPAFTDSFAPVERYTLVQ; from the coding sequence TTGAGTAATGATTATAGAAATCGCGTAAAAATTAAGGCACGTTTGCAGATGATTTCATTTTTCAGCGGAGCAGCGACAATGATTCTTGAGCTTACAGGTTCGCGGATGGTTGCGCCTTTTTTCGGGACATCATTAATTGTCTGGACAGCTTTAATCGGAATTATCATGACGAGTCTATGTATAGGAAACTGGCTCGGCGGTGCAATGGCTGACAGAAGGCCGGACGGTCGTTTACTTGGGAGAATATTATTATTTTCTGCTGTAATAATTGCTGTAACTGCATATTCAAGCAACATGATTTTAACGTGGCTGCAGTCGTTAGGGTTAAATTTGTATCTTGCTTCAGTATTTGCGGCGGTGATAATATTTGCTCCCTCAAGTATTTTGCTGGGCATGGTGTCGCCGTTTACAGCGCGTCTTGCAATGCAGAATGTAGACTCATCCGGTGCGGTTGTGGGTCGTTTGTCTGCGTTAAATTCTGCGGGCAGTATCTTAGGTACATTTTTAGGCGGCTTTGTGCTGATTTCATTATTTCCGTCGGGAATTATTTTAATGCTGTTAGCTACAATGATTGCTTTATTGTCGGTCTTGTCATACACGGGAGCATGGCGAAATATTATATTAGTTATCATTCTTGCGGGTGCGTCATATGCGGCAGAAAGATTCGGGCTTCCATTTTCACCGCGCGGGATTCAGCTCGACACAGCATATAATCACTTGTCAATAATTGATTACGATGCAAGCAACACGAGAACGGGCCGGCCTCTTAGAGTCTTAGTTACTAATCCTGACGCAGCACAGTCAATGATGTATCTTGATAACCCTTCCGAATTAGTGAGCAGTTACACAAAATTTTATGATCTAGCGTTTCATTATAAGCCTGACACACAAAAAATTTTAATGCTCGGAGGAGGGGGCTATTGTTTTCCCCGTTATTTGCTTGCAGAACGTCCTGCCGTCTCTATTGATGTTGTAGAATTAGATCCGGGAGTAACTGAGACAGCACGAAAATATTTTAATTTGGCAGATCACCCGAATATGAGAATCTTTCACGAGGACGCTAGAACATTTTTGAATCGTGCAATAAAAGACGGTTTCGAGAAATATGACGCTATTTTAATGGACACTTTCAGCTCATGGACATCGATCCCGTTTCAAATGACGACAGTAGAGACCGCCGAAAAACTTCGTGAACTTCTCAAGCCTGACGGGACATTAATTGTAAATATTATAGCTTCACTTTACGGCAGCAAATCGGGAGTCTTTCACGGGATTTATAAAGCGTTTAACACGTCATTTAGTACGATGATGATATTTCCGGTTTTGTTCGAGGAGCAGAAATACTCACAAATTCTGCAAAATATAATACTTGTTGGAATGGGTGATACAGCTTCTACAGTGTCGCCGACTCCGGATGCAAAAATTTCTGCTTTGCTTGCTCATCAGTGGCTGACTCCATTTGTGCCGAATCCAGCAATCCCGGCATTTACGGACTCGTTTGCTCCTGTTGAGAGATATACACTTGTGCAATAA
- a CDS encoding TrkH family potassium uptake protein, whose protein sequence is MKIKTVSGVIALICLVVSCAMIPSLLIALYDGSRDSSAFAMSMLAGFLTCAALRIYSKNFYSSIGIREGVGITGFSWVAASLLGALPYYFAGSVPSYTDAFFETMSGFTTTGATIFTNIEALPRGILLWRSLTHWMGGMGIIVLSLAVLPFLGVSGMEMYKAEVPGVTAEKLTPRLHQTAIYLWGVYVAFTLIETVLLCMGGMTLFDAFAHSCSTIATGGFSTKNNSVAYFTSPFIQWVIIIFMFASGVNFSLYFLILNKRFREFLADEEFKSYLFITIGAALAMSAALYFAGSFFGIEHTLRRTFFHVVSVMTTTGFIVEDYNLWPEFTKFIFVLLMFIGASGGSTGGGCKVSRFIIIGRQLKSEIWRLLHPRAIITARLNSKPIPKSTMDSSTAFFVLYMAILSFATLITTGFGIDLLTSFTGVLTCLSNVGPGLNALGPVENFAWLPSVVKWLFSFCMLAGRLELFAVLLLLMPGTYRK, encoded by the coding sequence ATGAAGATTAAAACAGTTTCGGGCGTAATAGCTTTAATTTGTCTAGTTGTGTCGTGTGCGATGATACCGTCTTTATTGATTGCTCTTTATGACGGAAGCAGGGACTCGAGTGCGTTTGCTATGTCAATGCTTGCGGGTTTCTTGACGTGTGCTGCATTGCGAATCTACTCGAAAAATTTTTATTCGTCAATCGGGATTCGTGAAGGAGTCGGAATAACGGGTTTCTCATGGGTTGCTGCGTCATTGCTGGGTGCGCTGCCTTATTATTTTGCGGGATCTGTGCCGAGTTACACGGACGCATTTTTTGAGACAATGTCAGGATTCACAACAACGGGAGCGACAATTTTTACGAATATTGAAGCATTGCCGCGAGGAATTTTATTATGGCGGTCTCTTACACACTGGATGGGCGGAATGGGAATAATTGTATTGAGTCTTGCTGTGCTGCCGTTCTTAGGAGTCTCCGGAATGGAAATGTACAAAGCTGAAGTCCCCGGAGTAACCGCAGAAAAATTGACTCCCCGTTTACATCAGACAGCGATTTATTTATGGGGCGTTTATGTAGCGTTTACTCTGATTGAGACGGTTTTATTATGCATGGGGGGAATGACTTTATTTGATGCATTTGCACATTCATGTTCGACGATAGCAACGGGCGGTTTCTCGACGAAAAATAATTCAGTCGCATATTTTACGAGTCCGTTTATTCAGTGGGTAATAATAATTTTCATGTTTGCCAGCGGAGTAAATTTTTCGTTGTATTTCCTGATATTGAATAAAAGATTTCGTGAATTTCTTGCTGACGAAGAGTTTAAATCATATTTATTTATCACGATCGGTGCGGCTCTTGCGATGTCGGCAGCTTTATATTTTGCGGGCTCATTTTTCGGAATTGAACACACTTTGAGGCGTACATTTTTTCATGTAGTAAGCGTCATGACGACAACAGGATTTATTGTCGAAGATTATAATTTATGGCCGGAATTTACGAAATTTATATTTGTCTTGTTAATGTTTATAGGAGCGTCAGGAGGTTCAACGGGGGGCGGCTGTAAAGTTTCGAGATTTATAATAATAGGCCGTCAGCTAAAATCTGAAATATGGAGACTCTTACATCCTAGAGCAATAATTACAGCGCGATTAAATTCTAAGCCGATTCCAAAAAGTACAATGGACTCATCGACGGCGTTTTTTGTGTTGTATATGGCGATATTGTCATTTGCGACTCTAATTACTACAGGATTCGGGATTGATTTATTGACATCATTTACGGGCGTGTTGACGTGTTTAAGCAATGTCGGGCCGGGGTTAAATGCTTTAGGGCCTGTAGAAAATTTTGCGTGGCTGCCTTCTGTTGTAAAATGGCTGTTTTCGTTCTGTATGTTAGCGGGGAGGCTTGAATTATTTGCGGTCTTGTTATTATTAATGCCCGGCACATATAGAAAATAG
- a CDS encoding NAD-dependent epimerase/dehydratase family protein has protein sequence MSIYSKILSGRINAKYNWLITGAAGFIGSHLTEALLSLGQNVRGLDDFSSGTQKNLDAALNNSGHPENFSFINGSITDFNTCKEALTGIDYVLHHAALASVPESMQFPLKYNDVNVSGFMNILQASRENNIKRVVYASSSAVYGDDETMPKIESKTGKSLSPYAMTKFINEINAEFFTRVYNLECVGLRYFNVFGARQNPNGAYAAVIPKWVDAVKAGKIPIIYGTGEATRDFCAVQNVVSANILAALDGNAAGKVFNIGCGVRTSLNELLEKIYSVFAPEREIKAIHEQPRDGDILHSSASIELARKILHFEPIIYLEEGLKFLHE, from the coding sequence ATGAGCATTTACTCAAAAATTTTATCAGGCCGAATCAACGCAAAATATAATTGGCTCATTACGGGTGCAGCAGGTTTTATCGGCTCTCACTTGACAGAGGCTTTATTATCGCTCGGACAAAATGTAAGGGGACTCGACGACTTCAGCTCAGGCACGCAAAAAAATCTTGACGCAGCATTAAATAATTCAGGACATCCGGAAAATTTTTCGTTCATTAATGGCAGCATTACAGATTTTAACACGTGCAAAGAGGCTTTAACGGGCATTGATTATGTTCTTCATCATGCTGCTTTAGCGTCTGTTCCCGAGTCTATGCAGTTCCCCTTGAAATATAATGACGTAAACGTATCGGGATTCATGAACATTTTGCAGGCCTCGCGCGAAAATAATATAAAACGCGTTGTTTATGCGAGTTCAAGTGCTGTTTACGGCGATGATGAGACTATGCCCAAAATCGAGAGCAAAACGGGAAAATCTTTATCTCCATATGCAATGACGAAATTTATAAACGAGATCAACGCAGAATTTTTTACGCGCGTATATAATCTTGAGTGCGTCGGACTGCGATATTTTAACGTCTTCGGAGCTCGTCAGAATCCTAACGGGGCATATGCTGCAGTTATTCCGAAATGGGTTGACGCAGTGAAGGCCGGAAAGATTCCAATAATTTACGGCACAGGAGAAGCAACACGGGATTTTTGCGCCGTACAAAATGTCGTCTCAGCTAATATTCTTGCTGCCCTTGATGGTAACGCGGCGGGAAAAGTTTTCAATATCGGCTGCGGAGTCAGAACGAGTCTTAATGAGCTGCTAGAAAAAATTTATTCCGTCTTTGCACCTGAACGCGAAATTAAAGCAATTCACGAACAACCCAGAGACGGCGATATTTTACACTCGTCGGCATCTATTGAGCTTGCGAGAAAAATTTTACACTTTGAACCTATTATTTATCTTGAGGAAGGACTAAAATTTTTGCATGAATAA
- the trkA gene encoding Trk system potassium transporter TrkA produces MKIVIVGAGEIGRNVALNLSKDENENHDIYLVDNNEANAKNAEELDVQVIRGNGARPQILAQAGIIPGGDVDMLIACTDRDEVNMLACWIAKSAGVPVVISRARNLEFTDSPDWGRKLGINMMISPERSIAREVLSLLAVSSATHTAELLDGRAALYTLKIAENSPLVNMALKDIRVKFPELIAVFVHVAHEGGESGVPNGFTILKPDDVCHVVTYKKSAEILQELFQPDPEKSRPLRRLFIVGGGKLGTQIAQRVRREFGNVSLRLIDKDPFRCEKLSEEFGEALVINCDGADKKVLSEEGIELADGYVCATDSDELNLIYSVIAKTMGAKKTIAIVKRKDYQDLTESMQVDAIVDPNEALANLLLRVVRYPTHTLAYSMIEQINAEMLEVVMKEDNDLIGKSLMELKLQKGVIVALLGRGNEVLVPTGATKILAGDHVILFALTSMMPEAAKLFGAELNNED; encoded by the coding sequence ATGAAAATTGTTATTGTAGGAGCAGGAGAAATCGGACGTAATGTCGCACTGAATCTTTCAAAGGATGAGAACGAGAATCACGACATTTATTTAGTAGACAACAACGAGGCAAACGCAAAAAATGCAGAAGAGCTTGACGTTCAAGTAATACGCGGAAACGGTGCACGCCCTCAAATACTCGCTCAGGCAGGAATTATCCCCGGCGGTGATGTTGATATGTTAATCGCCTGCACAGATCGCGACGAAGTCAATATGTTAGCATGCTGGATCGCAAAAAGTGCCGGAGTCCCCGTTGTTATTTCACGCGCAAGAAATTTAGAGTTCACAGACTCGCCTGACTGGGGACGCAAACTCGGAATCAACATGATGATTTCTCCCGAACGTTCAATCGCTCGCGAAGTTTTGAGTCTCTTGGCCGTTAGTTCTGCGACTCATACAGCTGAATTATTAGACGGCAGAGCAGCACTTTACACGCTGAAAATTGCGGAAAATTCCCCGTTAGTAAATATGGCGTTGAAGGATATTCGCGTAAAATTTCCGGAATTAATTGCAGTCTTTGTTCACGTTGCACACGAGGGCGGCGAATCAGGAGTCCCAAACGGTTTTACGATATTGAAACCTGATGATGTCTGCCACGTTGTTACATATAAGAAGAGCGCAGAAATTTTACAGGAGTTATTCCAGCCCGACCCGGAAAAATCGCGGCCGCTTAGACGTTTATTTATTGTAGGAGGCGGGAAATTAGGGACTCAAATCGCGCAGAGAGTCAGACGTGAATTTGGAAATGTCAGCCTGCGTTTAATCGACAAAGACCCGTTCAGGTGTGAAAAACTTTCTGAGGAGTTCGGCGAGGCACTTGTAATAAATTGCGACGGTGCGGACAAAAAAGTTTTAAGCGAGGAAGGAATCGAATTAGCTGACGGTTATGTATGTGCTACTGATTCGGACGAGCTAAATTTAATTTATTCTGTCATAGCTAAGACAATGGGCGCGAAAAAAACTATTGCAATCGTCAAGCGCAAAGATTATCAGGATTTAACAGAGTCAATGCAGGTTGATGCAATTGTTGACCCTAATGAGGCACTAGCTAATTTATTGCTTAGAGTCGTACGTTATCCGACACATACACTTGCATATTCAATGATTGAGCAGATAAACGCTGAAATGTTAGAAGTCGTCATGAAAGAAGATAATGATTTAATCGGCAAAAGTTTAATGGAGCTGAAATTACAAAAAGGTGTTATTGTTGCGTTATTAGGTCGTGGAAATGAAGTCTTAGTCCCAACCGGAGCTACAAAAATTTTGGCAGGGGATCACGTAATTTTATTTGCTTTAACGTCGATGATGCCGGAAGCCGCAAAATTATTCGGAGCAGAGTTAAACAATGAAGATTAA
- the greA gene encoding transcription elongation factor GreA: MKKSDTHEMTRKGYERLSEELTHLRTVKRQEVARQLEEARAFGDLSENAEYAAAKEEQAKLEDRILDLENTLSKVTVIDEAKLDTNRVGIGLTITLEDLDQPGKIYKYELVGSEELSGAAVNAKGVQRISQKSPVGQAISGHIAGAEILVRIPRGTRRLKIVSIEK, from the coding sequence ATGAAGAAATCAGACACACACGAAATGACACGCAAAGGGTACGAGAGACTCAGCGAGGAATTAACGCACTTAAGAACGGTCAAACGTCAGGAAGTAGCTAGACAATTAGAGGAAGCACGCGCATTCGGAGACTTGAGCGAAAACGCAGAGTACGCAGCAGCAAAAGAAGAACAAGCCAAGCTCGAAGATAGAATATTAGACCTTGAGAACACTTTAAGCAAAGTTACTGTCATTGATGAAGCAAAACTCGACACTAATAGAGTCGGTATCGGCTTAACTATCACACTTGAAGACTTAGACCAGCCCGGAAAAATTTATAAATATGAGCTTGTCGGCTCCGAAGAATTATCCGGCGCAGCAGTCAACGCTAAAGGAGTGCAGAGAATTTCACAAAAGAGTCCCGTCGGTCAGGCGATTTCAGGTCATATTGCGGGCGCAGAAATTCTCGTAAGAATCCCCAGAGGCACAAGAAGATTAAAAATTGTATCGATCGAGAAATAA
- a CDS encoding O-antigen ligase family protein, producing the protein MKKKDKLLSLDKVKKIPDKYIQVPLVPAWVLLPLWFISLALPNLVYSGVKFADTLHVIKWTVTGVPIAIAVLVAGVRLLIYGRDKIRFKIDLFALVWALLLAYAVLQTLWVKLFSPTGYVLEMVCFVAVWAFYVISVASFPDNALRYVLILGNLNAAINVLYAELQIRNLNDFSFLNGTIFESLKQFSSIILPTPGNYIGNTAQQNMFGLWAAVGVLGAIYLFVYDAWRNDSSEHGKKIYLPAVSLALGVISMKFAVLNENILFAVLAVIFLLGAFVLAFVLGNDKRVYYSVFILFLAAINLWGLLNSTSRSGFLALVSGSLVMLIIAAWKFNRNYVIRFGAVLIVLAAVFWVSTSSSRAGGLVEKTADIIEHAENIGNRRGIWMTSYAMLMEHPKGVGTGQYKWHYLEAQREGFKTVTSDWYTWQYTHWAHNEFLQWFCEGGWIGGIILIVMYLTWFIPALMGLIKRQEININAVWALGLTSLITFCAIFTRPFHRIENMVWITLAFALSNREFISEKFKFTAFKSKSFMNLIGLVCIVSSIAGILYISDGIYGNYVLRQALSTQNPSVQIALLEEAAKHPIVYEEAQRNIGYHYIQLGEQTNDRDLLAKGFNTLWGHFNREPHSEDISRLLNFAQKYQVQGALIEIVSYFKPGTYHLVRQRHKTPEGQEFDALVLANGPEPGK; encoded by the coding sequence ATGAAGAAAAAAGATAAATTGCTTTCACTCGATAAAGTAAAGAAGATTCCAGATAAATATATTCAAGTTCCGTTAGTGCCTGCGTGGGTCTTGCTGCCGTTATGGTTTATTTCGCTAGCACTGCCGAATCTCGTATATTCGGGCGTAAAATTTGCTGATACTTTGCACGTTATAAAATGGACAGTTACGGGCGTTCCGATTGCAATAGCTGTATTAGTTGCGGGCGTGAGACTCTTAATTTACGGACGGGACAAAATTAGATTCAAGATAGATTTGTTTGCGCTTGTGTGGGCGTTGTTGCTTGCTTATGCAGTCTTACAAACTTTATGGGTAAAATTATTTTCGCCGACTGGTTATGTTCTCGAAATGGTTTGCTTTGTAGCTGTGTGGGCATTTTACGTAATAAGTGTCGCTTCATTTCCTGATAATGCATTGCGTTATGTCTTGATATTAGGGAATCTCAACGCCGCTATTAACGTTTTATATGCCGAGCTTCAGATTAGAAATTTAAATGATTTCTCGTTTCTTAACGGGACAATTTTTGAGTCGTTAAAGCAGTTTAGCTCGATAATTTTGCCGACTCCAGGAAATTATATCGGAAACACAGCACAGCAAAATATGTTTGGTTTATGGGCGGCTGTAGGTGTGCTAGGAGCGATTTATTTATTTGTCTATGACGCATGGAGAAATGACTCAAGCGAACACGGGAAAAAAATTTATTTGCCTGCTGTAAGTCTTGCATTAGGCGTTATCAGCATGAAATTTGCGGTACTCAACGAGAATATTTTATTTGCGGTCTTGGCCGTAATATTTTTGCTGGGAGCTTTTGTGCTTGCATTTGTTCTCGGCAATGATAAACGGGTCTATTACAGCGTATTTATATTATTCTTGGCTGCGATAAATTTATGGGGCCTGCTTAATTCAACGAGCAGATCCGGTTTTCTTGCACTTGTGAGCGGTTCTCTTGTGATGTTGATTATTGCTGCATGGAAATTTAACCGCAATTATGTAATTAGATTCGGAGCTGTATTGATTGTCTTAGCTGCTGTCTTCTGGGTCTCAACAAGTTCAAGCCGTGCAGGTGGACTCGTCGAGAAAACAGCTGATATAATCGAACACGCAGAAAATATCGGAAATCGCCGCGGAATTTGGATGACTTCATATGCTATGTTAATGGAACACCCGAAAGGAGTCGGCACAGGACAATATAAATGGCATTATCTAGAGGCACAGCGCGAAGGATTCAAGACTGTTACATCAGATTGGTACACGTGGCAATATACACATTGGGCGCATAATGAGTTTTTGCAGTGGTTCTGCGAGGGCGGATGGATCGGCGGAATTATATTAATTGTCATGTATTTGACGTGGTTTATTCCGGCGTTAATGGGATTGATTAAGCGTCAGGAAATAAATATAAATGCTGTCTGGGCACTTGGTTTAACGTCTCTGATAACTTTTTGTGCGATATTTACTCGGCCGTTTCACAGAATCGAAAATATGGTATGGATTACGCTAGCATTTGCATTGTCGAATCGTGAATTTATCAGCGAGAAATTTAAATTTACTGCCTTCAAGTCAAAAAGTTTCATGAATCTAATCGGACTCGTTTGCATTGTCTCATCGATTGCCGGAATATTATATATCTCTGACGGAATCTACGGAAATTATGTCTTGCGTCAGGCCTTATCGACTCAGAATCCTAGCGTTCAAATAGCTTTACTTGAGGAGGCCGCAAAACATCCGATAGTTTACGAGGAAGCGCAGAGAAATATCGGTTATCACTATATACAATTAGGCGAGCAGACAAACGACAGAGATTTACTCGCGAAAGGCTTTAATACTTTATGGGGGCATTTCAACAGGGAGCCGCACTCGGAAGACATTTCAAGACTGTTAAATTTTGCGCAGAAATATCAAGTTCAGGGTGCATTAATAGAAATTGTCAGCTACTTCAAGCCGGGGACTTATCATTTAGTGAGACAAAGGCACAAGACTCCAGAAGGCCAGGAATTTGACGCGCTTGTTTTAGCGAACGGCCCGGAACCGGGGAAATAA
- the hemB gene encoding porphobilinogen synthase gives MNNLRIRPRRLRRTQAIRDLTSETRLTPSMLIYPVFVREGKNIIESIPAMPDQYRYSPDKLPVILERAAKNKIGGVLLFGIPEHKDECASSAWDDNGVIQQAIRTAKNNFPELNIIGDVCMCEYTSHGHCGIIKNGTVDNDSTLEYLAKIAVSQANAGADIVAPSDMMDGHTGAIREALDENYLQDTLIFSYAVKYASAFYGPFREAAGSAPSFGDRKSYQMNPRNSREALKEALLDIQEGSDMIIVKPGLAYLDILKSVREKFLVPVGSYSVSGEYAMIKAAALNGWLDEKKIAGEAAISQARAGADIIISYYALDLAEWMNAGEL, from the coding sequence ATGAATAACTTACGAATCAGGCCAAGACGCTTAAGAAGGACTCAAGCAATAAGGGATCTCACCAGCGAAACGAGATTAACGCCTTCAATGTTAATTTATCCCGTTTTTGTGCGCGAAGGAAAAAATATCATCGAATCAATTCCAGCTATGCCCGATCAATATCGTTACAGCCCTGATAAATTACCGGTGATTCTCGAACGTGCAGCAAAAAATAAAATCGGCGGTGTACTTTTATTCGGGATCCCTGAACATAAAGACGAGTGCGCTTCTTCAGCATGGGACGATAACGGCGTAATCCAGCAGGCAATAAGAACCGCAAAAAATAATTTTCCCGAATTAAACATTATCGGCGACGTATGCATGTGCGAATACACTTCACACGGGCATTGCGGAATAATAAAAAATGGGACTGTCGACAACGACTCTACGCTTGAATATCTTGCAAAAATCGCAGTCTCACAGGCCAACGCAGGCGCGGACATTGTAGCACCTTCCGACATGATGGACGGACACACGGGCGCAATACGTGAAGCACTTGACGAAAATTATTTGCAGGATACATTAATTTTTTCGTACGCTGTGAAGTATGCAAGCGCGTTTTATGGGCCATTTCGTGAAGCTGCGGGGTCTGCTCCTTCGTTCGGTGATAGAAAGTCTTATCAGATGAATCCGAGAAATTCACGCGAGGCACTGAAAGAGGCTTTACTCGACATTCAAGAAGGTTCAGACATGATAATTGTTAAACCTGGACTCGCTTATCTTGATATATTAAAATCTGTGCGGGAAAAATTTTTAGTGCCGGTCGGGTCGTATTCAGTAAGCGGTGAATATGCGATGATAAAAGCTGCTGCATTAAACGGCTGGCTTGACGAGAAAAAAATCGCGGGTGAGGCTGCAATCTCACAGGCTAGGGCGGGAGCAGATATAATTATTTCCTATTATGCTCTTGACTTGGCCGAATGGATGAACGCAGGAGAATTATAA